In a genomic window of Oncorhynchus keta strain PuntledgeMale-10-30-2019 chromosome 28, Oket_V2, whole genome shotgun sequence:
- the LOC118361511 gene encoding GTPase IMAP family member 4-like isoform X1, translating to MESEKEVQSIGDVPDPEEEEKRLAAAAREANHLTELRLVLLGWRWPGKSLTGNTILGHEEFRLERAAEFCVKRQTEVEGRQVTVIDTPGWFSTQSTPPVYQQEMVRGASMCGPLGPHAFLLVIPVGMFTEVDRARIEEHLALFGERVWRHTIVVFTWADVLRNMSIERHIKREGKDLQWVLEKCKMRYFVISNYIFGEHPQLRQLMEKIEKVVAEEGIYNPEDVEEKKPLGQNQNQTQNRELGARPKVNSAVGLAKMDMDPPHNSVDGLTD from the exons ATGGAATCGGAGAAAGAAGTGCAATCAATAG GAGATGTCCCTGAcccagaggaggaagagaagaggctgGCGGCAGCAGCCCGGGAAGCCAACCATCTAACTGAGTTGAGGCTGGTGCTGTTGGGCTGGAGGTGGCCTGGGAAGAGCCTGACAGGCAACACCATACTGGGCCACGAGGAGTTCCGCCTGGAGCGGGCGGCTGAATTCTGCGTCAAGCGTCAGACTGAGGTGGAGGGGCGCCAGGTGACGGTAATAGACACGCCGGGCTGGTTCTCAACACAGTCCACGCCACCAGTCTACCAGCAGGAGATGGTGCGGGGCGCCTCCATGTGCGGGCCCCTGGGCCCCCACGCTTTCTTGCTGGTCATCCCTGTGGGCATGTTTACCGAGGTGGACCGGGCCCGCATCGAGGAGCACTTGGCTCTGTTCGGGGAGCGTGTGTGGAGGCATACCATCGTGGTGTTCACCTGGGCAGATGTGCTGAGGAACATGTCCATCGAGAGGCACATCAAGCGAGAGGGGAAGGATCTGCAGTGGGTGCTGGAAAAGTGCAAGATGCGGTACTTTGTCATCAGCAACTACATATTTGGGGAGCACCCCCAGCTGCGGCAACTTATGGAGAAGATAGAGAAGGTGGTGGCGGAGGAGGGCATCTATAACCCAGAGGATGTGGAGGAGAAGAAACCTCTGGGCCAGAATCAGAACCAAACCCAGAACCGGGAGCTTGGAGCAAGGCCCAAAGTGAATTCTGCCGTAGGATTGGCCAAAATGGACATGGACCCGCCCCACA ATTCAGtggatggactgactgactga
- the LOC118361511 gene encoding GTPase IMAP family member 4-like isoform X2 produces MESEKEVQSIGDVPDPEEEEKRLAAAAREANHLTELRLVLLGWRWPGKSLTGNTILGHEEFRLERAAEFCVKRQTEVEGRQVTVIDTPGWFSTQSTPPVYQQEMVRGASMCGPLGPHAFLLVIPVGMFTEVDRARIEEHLALFGERVWRHTIVVFTWADVLRNMSIERHIKREGKDLQWVLEKCKMRYFVISNYIFGEHPQLRQLMEKIEKVVAEEGIYNPEDVEEKKPLGQNQNQTQNRELGARPKVNSAVGLAKMDMDPPHKKNP; encoded by the exons ATGGAATCGGAGAAAGAAGTGCAATCAATAG GAGATGTCCCTGAcccagaggaggaagagaagaggctgGCGGCAGCAGCCCGGGAAGCCAACCATCTAACTGAGTTGAGGCTGGTGCTGTTGGGCTGGAGGTGGCCTGGGAAGAGCCTGACAGGCAACACCATACTGGGCCACGAGGAGTTCCGCCTGGAGCGGGCGGCTGAATTCTGCGTCAAGCGTCAGACTGAGGTGGAGGGGCGCCAGGTGACGGTAATAGACACGCCGGGCTGGTTCTCAACACAGTCCACGCCACCAGTCTACCAGCAGGAGATGGTGCGGGGCGCCTCCATGTGCGGGCCCCTGGGCCCCCACGCTTTCTTGCTGGTCATCCCTGTGGGCATGTTTACCGAGGTGGACCGGGCCCGCATCGAGGAGCACTTGGCTCTGTTCGGGGAGCGTGTGTGGAGGCATACCATCGTGGTGTTCACCTGGGCAGATGTGCTGAGGAACATGTCCATCGAGAGGCACATCAAGCGAGAGGGGAAGGATCTGCAGTGGGTGCTGGAAAAGTGCAAGATGCGGTACTTTGTCATCAGCAACTACATATTTGGGGAGCACCCCCAGCTGCGGCAACTTATGGAGAAGATAGAGAAGGTGGTGGCGGAGGAGGGCATCTATAACCCAGAGGATGTGGAGGAGAAGAAACCTCTGGGCCAGAATCAGAACCAAACCCAGAACCGGGAGCTTGGAGCAAGGCCCAAAGTGAATTCTGCCGTAGGATTGGCCAAAATGGACATGGACCCGCCCCACA AGAAGAATCCATGA